One segment of Scomber scombrus chromosome 3, fScoSco1.1, whole genome shotgun sequence DNA contains the following:
- the ssuh2.1 gene encoding protein SSUH2 homolog produces the protein MDKEEELGSFDPNIPEEGPSAPPPGWLEDIHGYQGHKGGEGDNPLYPPPPAYNPQPEQDRNTLVPNVRVPTVSEDVAREALLKFVESKWTYSSKPARNLTFKELKPIIVYRYRLETYTESRASAWQYESYSGQPVDGPQYGMSPPPWDVPVVLPPRYTDVVERVRVPHSSFVKLCHKCNGCGRTRCVMCHGRGQKRCTFCHGHGRSRNKRCTSCHGRGRKRCMSCHGHGYKTCSACHGSQNLMHYIELTVTWKNNISDFIPDRQPDFPDKKFEKVTGDPFFIDESVLVYPIQGFPDQEICDVTRRLINEHIGRFSANSRIMQQRQTIELVPLTHAYYTYNGKDFSFFVYGVENKVFTAKYPTACTIL, from the exons GTTCATTTGATCCAAACATACCAGAGGAGGGACCATCGGCGCCCCCTCCTGGCTGGCTGGAAGACATACATGGATACCAGGGTCACAAAGGAGGAG agGGTGATAACCCGTTGTACCCCCCTCCCCCTGCCTACAACCCCCAGCCTGAACAAGACAGGAACACTTTGGTGCCCAACGTCAG GGTCCCCACGGTGTCGGAGGATGTGGCCAGAGAAGCCCTGCTCAAGTTTGTGGAATCAAAATGGACTTACAGCTCCAAACCTGCCAGGAACCTCACCTTCAAAGAGCTCAAACCCATCATCGTGTACAGG TATCGACTGGAGACCTACACTGAGAGCAGAGCCAGCGCCTGGCAGTATGAATCATACAGCG gtCAGCCGGTTGATGGTCCTCAGTACGGTATGAGTCCTCCTCCGTGGGACGTACCGGTGGTATTGCCTCCCAGATACACTGACGTGGTGGAGAGGGTCCGCGTGCCACACTCGTCCTTTGTAAAG ctgTGTCACAAGTGCAACGGCTGTGGAAGAACTCGCTGTGTTATGTGTCATGGTAGAGGCCAG AAGCGTTGCACCTTCTGTCACGGTCACGGTCGCTCCAGGAACAAGCGCTGCACTTCCTGTCACGGCAGAGGTCGCAAGAG gtGTATGTCCTGCCACGGTCACGGCTACAAGACCTGCTCTGCTTGTCACGGCAGCCAAAACCTGATGCATTACATCGAGCTCACTGTGACATG gAAGAACAACATATCTGATTTCATTCCCGACCGTCAGCCGGACTTCCCTGACAAGAAGTTTGAGAAGGTGACCGGAGATCCTTTCTTCATCGACGAGAGTGTGCTG GTGTATCCTATCCAGGGTTTCCCCGATCAGGAGATCTGTGATGTTACTAGAAGACTGATTAATGAACACATTGGTCGCTTCAGTGCCAACAGCCGAATCATGCAACAG CGTCAGACCATCGAGTTGGTGCCTCTGACTCACGCTTATTACACTTACAACGGAAAAGACTTCAGCTTCTTTGTGTACGGAGTAGAGAACAAAGTCTTCACGGCCAAATATCCCACTGCGTGTACTATTCTATAA